The region CTCCATCTTCGTTCCCACGGGGGAAAATCCCCAACTTCGGAGCTTCACGTAGATAATTCCCACAGGGATCCCTATTAACATATGTAAATTGACATCCCTATCTACACACCAAAATTTTAAGTAGGATGCGATGTTTTGTCAAATGAGACCCAATTGTGGTTTTTGCTTACCTATGTGAAATTTGGGCATCAAAAAGGCATTTGACGTGGTTTACTAGGATGTTTGTCAGTAAGCCTGGTATAGAGAATTTAAGAGAATTTCTTAATGCACTATATATGTTACTTAGCCATGCGAAAATACTTACATATTCTCAGATTTTGGAGATATATCTCCGGACGCACCTTCAAATGTTAAATAAATCGGATGTATCTCTGTAAAAATTTAAAACATATATCATGCAAGACACTCATAAGTCATTTTACAAGTTTAATGTAATGGAGATGCATCTTCGTTTATTTAACGGAGATCCATCTACGTAACTTATCACTATCAGAACAGAATAGAACATGTTATATTTTGTTTACTTGTATTCGGATGAATATTTATAAGCGTTATGTACCATTTTATGTGAAGAGATTTAAATCATACAATCGATATGCAAAAAATATCGTACGTAAATTCAGATGGTCTAAAAATGTCATATATAAATAAAGTCGAAAACAACGATAAAGTAGCATGAGgtaaaaataaaatacaatccATAATAAATCCAAAGTACAACTACTATATACTATTACTCTACTGAGTATATCAGACTACATCTCCTCAGCCTTCTCGGCCATCAATCCCCCGCCCTCCAGCGTTGCCTCAGATACATTAATGTCTTCGCGCCTCCGTTATGATGGCATCTAGGACCTGCTTCACACTACAAAAAAAAGGTAAATTGTGGCGGTTAAAACGTTTTGAGATGCGACACTAGCATAACTAAGATTATATCACAAAAAGTAACATATCACTTTTGACACACACAAAATTAAATACTTCTATATCACCCACCTCTGTCGGGTCCACCTCGTCCATTTTTGAATCAagagaaaagagttcaacatTGTGAAAAAGATTATAAACAACAATGGTACAACTTTTCTTCAAGAATGAAATACAAAGACAACCAATATATACAAAATAGGGTAAGTAATAACTATCTTTAATATACTCAATACACCTTCAAAAACATCGATCTAGCATCTTCTTCACTTGATTTTCTCAATTTGCCACCATCTTCTTCACATACATTCAAATCATGTAATAAACATTTGTATAGCTAACATGAATTGTGGGAAAAAAAGTACTTCAGAGGAACTATGTTTGTGATTCCATCCAGAAATCTAGCTTCTATGATTATATGATCGTAAAACACCAAACACAATTGTTGTATATGAGGCCTAGAATATGAACACCGCTTGAGATGAAACTCAGACGAAGGTGGTTTGTGTAGTTTATGATGTAATGTAAGATGTTACGTGGTGGTCTTGATGATTTGAAAAACTACCCCTGACATAATTTCCAAAACTGCCCCTGACAGaaaaattgaatgaaatttcCTTTCAAAATTTTCGGTACAAACTAAATTTTCGATAGTGTATTATAAATTTTTGATGTACCGTAATTTTTTAAATTTTCGGGAGGTTACAAATAATACGGATATTCTAAATTTACCATTTCGTACCAGAAATTTCAACCAAAGTGAAATTTTCGGTAGTGTTATTTGTTTGAAACTTTAAACGCTTAGGATTTTGCCGACAATTTTGGACGGTTGTGATTGCACCGACAATTTTGGGTGGTCCTGAATAAATGTGAAGTTGTATAAATAGGGGATCGACTGTTGTTTGATAAAAACATCTCAAAAAAGTATTTTTTTTTCTCAATTTTTTATCAAGGCAGAAGTGTACTTCAACAGAGTTTCACCTCCTGTAGAGTTCTGACTTCCTAATGGATCCACATCTCTCGTCGCTTTGACATCCAAGTTGAATGAATTATTGCCTGATATCGAAAATAGAAAGGTGAGAAAGATCGAGTTTCATGAAGAATGGGTTGATACTGAAGGAAGGATGAAATGCAACCTTATTGAGTTGAAGACCAATGAAGATGTGAAGGATACATGGAGATCATTTCGCCGTAGGTTAACAAAGGGGTCGATCAAGTTAGATGCTGAGATTTCAAGGTCTGTCGGCGACATAATTAAGATGATGAAACGTCCATAATCATCTGGTAGTGTCTAGGTTTTCTTATTTATCATTGTTTTTAAGTTATGTAATTCATTGTCAATTGTTAATTTATGTTGATGTTGCATGAATGGAAGACCGAAAATATTATCTAATAAAAAGTTCTTATGAAGATGTCTTAGTAATGTTACATGTAATATacaaataattaaaaataatatacAAATAATACATAAAGATAACAATGTCTAAATAGGCCCCCACAGGTTATGTGTGCAACACGAGATAATCCAGTATAAACCTCGCCATCTTGGTTTATCAAATCCATGAGATTATCCATAATAATTGCAATCATCTGGAGACGCCGATGGTCATCAGCGTCAGTTGTAGGAGGCGATGACGGCACATCATCAACAGGTACCCTAACATCAGAAGCTCTAACATCATTTGTATGCTCAACAAGTGGGATGATGCGTGAGTGTGATACATTGAGGTGTCACTCCAAGTAACCATCCCCACATTGTGAGGAGTGCAAAATAGGAACTGTACGATCTCTAATGGCACGACCAGAGTTAATGATGTTATTCTGAAAGCACTTGCCAATGCTCGCCAATGGTATATTCATAGTTGGTCGTGGGATGCTCTAAACATAACCATATTGCCGTAGAAACCTCTCAGGCAAGTGTTTTAGCGACCATGGTCTCCCACTGCATATAACCTGAATATAAAGAAGAGTCGTCAAACTCATTGTGGACTCTATGATAAGTGTATGGTGTCCATATGACATCATCTACAATCTGCGCATCTAGCCTCATGTTGTACTCAACAACACCTTAAGGACGTGACTATCTGGCCCTCCATCTCCTCTCTCATGAGGGCCCCACTGGGGAATGTTGCATCATTCTATCACTGATGGTGGGGAAATGTTCCTATATCTAGCACTTATATCATAACACAGACacaataaataataattaataaatattattattCGTATCAATTAAATAAGAAATCCACAATAAATTATAATTTCAAGTATATTTATAACAGACTAAAATAACCAGCAAGTTGTCTGATCTCAAATATTGTTGCCACTCTAAGTGTTGTACATAGGATGGTCAATGCAACGCAACCCCAACTAGTAACGTCGAGGTTGCTGAACAGCCACACATATCGAGCGACAATATAAACACCTGACTTGTCTTCAAAAGTAGTACATGCTACTAGATATAGCATGTACACCCTAGCGACAACCTCATACCTCTATGTCGCAACAAGCTCATCGTACCTATCCCGAAGCCAGGACATACGAAGGTGAGCTCCCCTGTTGAAGTCAAACTCCTTCAGCACAGCCTCCTCAAAAACTCCCAAATCTCGTGCAACAGTCAAACGTGCAAGTGATGGGCTAATAATAGGAGTCATCCAGAATCTGTCGACGATGGGAAGCTGGAAAAATGAGGAGACATCATCTAGAGTGATAGTCCTCTATCCAAATGGaatgtgaaatgaagatgtctccTTGTGCCATCTCTCAACAAAAGAAGTAAGTAATTAAGCGTCGAGCATGGTGAGGGAGTAGTGGGAAAAATCAAGGAGCTCAAAATCACGTTGAATATGGATGACCTCCTCAGGCATCGAAGTCTTTAGGAAGTCCTTCAGCTTCGACTAGTGCGATGTCACCTTCAGTGGGAGACGGTCATGTAAcaaacaatttaaaaaaaaatagcAATTAGCTTTCTTGGcacaataataaataaattaaaattaaacataaaatatataCATTTCTCCCTACCATAGTCGGTATGCCGCATGGTCAGCATACTCGATCAACATCGATCATTCAATGGGTCCTTCTGAAAATCCTTCATCAGTGTGCACAGACGACTCGGTCGAAGGAGCCGTGAGCTCTGTGTCAACAGTAGCAGTTGGGATTGGATCAACAACAACATCTGGATGGACCATCTCATTTGCAACATCAACATCTGGTTGGACCACCTCATCAACAACCGCCTTAACAACAACCATCTTATCAGTAATATGTGTTATGTTTGTCTCGAACGCTGGGTCATGAACATCCTGAGCATGATCAACTTTAGCATCATCTATGGGTTACTCAATTGTTCTAACGATTGGCGTCGGGTGCTACGGGGTGCGCAGAACTACCCCTGCTCAGTCAACCGTTTCCAATGTGAACCAGTTGGAACCACTCATCCAACCCGTATCTGGGAAGATTCGGTCTTAGCAGTCCTAGCCTGGTTTGTCGCTTTATCTATCGCTCTGCCTGCAATTGTGTTGCCTCTGCCTCTGTATTTGACTGCAAAAGTCGGGAAGAAATATTAATAACTACCTGAAATTCTGAAATTTCAGGTACAAAAGCAAAGTTTTTATAACTATCAGAAAATTTGAAATTTTCGAGAATTCTCAGGTGATTTTGTACCATAAATCTTAAATATTCTAGTTAAAATATTTTCATTACTACtggaaattttgaaattttcagTACAAAATCACGTAAATTTAGTAATTTATGATAAAAAAACTtattgattttgaaatttttggtAGAAGAAACGAATTTTCCGATATCATCCAGAGACTTCAAATTCACACTTGAAAATTGTGAATTTTAAAAATGAGTGAAAAACTTATACATATATATAATATTGTTTATTCATACGAAATTGGGTTCCAGATTCAAAAGGATATGTCGAGTTAAATGCTCTGATTTCACTCTTCACTCATAAAATATTTATATACTTTACACTAACTCAAAATGGCATTGCATAATTTGTATTTTAAATATGACACGTATAAATTCTTGTTATTCTTGTGAACTCCCGTAACAGTTATCAATATTCTTctaataaaatttaattaaaattattaatttatttttataaaaatattaattaataaattatcCTAATCATAATTACCACGTCgttaaaaataatttattatcTTATGTCATATGTGCAAAATTGGAGATGGGGTTTAATCTTTAAAAAAGTAAAGTTGAGTAACCGAGTAGTTGGATTTTAAAATATGAGGACTAAAAGTTTAAAAAAAATACAGAGTTTAATAATTATGTATTGAAGTATAATTTATACTATCATTCAATAGAAATTCATTACTCAGTCATGTCATACTCATATCATACCGTTAACTTAAAAATTACAATTTGATTTGACGAGATATACGATGGTGATTGATTATCAGTAAAAAATGATTTTATACCATCAATATCAATGCATATCCTATTTTTTTCAATTTCATACATATATTTCTAATATTTTTAGTgataaataaaaattaaaatatcaaaatattcAACACATTTTTAATATACTCAATAATAAAACTAAATTATAGTATACTAGACCacatatatttaatatataataAAGTAAATAATGAAATGAACATAACAATACTAAGTTGGTAATTTGGTACCCGGATTATGTTGCCTAATTTAAGAAACTAAAGGTGGTAATTTGGTACGGAAAAATGATGTAATTATTATTATATCAACAAAATGATTTAACTTCTATTTTCAAGACAAATATCAGTACTTTATTTGTTTGTCTTATCACATCTCTGTGAAAAGGATTCCTGTTATGCTTGTGTGGTATCATGATCTTGATTCATATTGTGAGAAACAAAATCCCTCTTAGCTTGACAGAAACCTATATTGATAGGTTGGAAGCCATCACTAAGGTTCAAACATGATACTTCCGGTCATATGCGTAAAATTTTAGTTAATATTACCATTCGTCTACTGATAAAAAAAAACTCCCCCTCATTCTAAACTTCAAAATCAATTTTACACAATTCCGAAAACAAAAAAGTGTTGCTAGTATGTAGTAAATGGCTTCAACAGCAACTAATTATGAAAATTAAATCCTGTACTTCACAATCAGGCATTTACATGTTTAGTGTACAAGGTAGACAGACAGACAATACATGCATATTGTCCAAATAGCCCTCTAAATGAATACATAAATGAGTCACTTGCAGCGCTGCCCTCTAAATGATTACTACATACTGAATTTCAAAACATGCAGCTTCTATAGGATGAACTAAAGATTGTCAGGGTTCTGCAGTATACCCATCTATAGTTTTTTTAATTGCATCCAACTGAGACATGACATATTCCACCTTCTTGAAACATATCTCATTGGCTATTCTTGGACCATAATCACATTTTTCAAATGGACGGTATTCACAAGCACTTTTGATTTCATCACGCAACGCTACTTGGATGTCCTAAAAAGTTTAAACAGAAAATAAAGGTTAAAGAACCTTACAAAATTACAGTATCATTTTCACTACTAATTCTGAATAACTAAACTTGCCAACAATTAGGGAGAAAGTGACATCATGCCATCGGAAAACCATACACAcacttatatactccaataacTAACAGGACAGAACCCATTATTGTGAAATATAGTAAGCATTTTCAAACACAACTAATTCTATTAAAGGTATTTATTCTAATACAATCCACTCAAGGGCATCTCAATCTGACTCTGCCACATTCAATCTGTCTTGGGTAATTCAGTCATGATTTTAATAATGAATAAGAACATTTTGAACATAATGAGCATTAGTTTTCTTAGGATTCAAAGACCAAAATTACAAGGGATGTGTTTATCATAGCTGTGAAAACAAAGCATGAAAACACACAACATGAGGAAACAAGACAATTTTTTTAATAAACTGTTATCAAAGTGCTAATGGTTCGATGATAAAAGATATCTAAGTATGTTATATCACAAGTTTATTCGGATTTGATACCTATAAAGAGAATAAAGTGAAGATATAACCGTTAATTGTAATTGAAAATCAATGGATAGAATTGTGATAAGCTGCCGCTGTTGCTATAATAGCAAAACAAGGATAGCGTCATGGTTTTAATAGCGGATTCATCAAAACCCTCTGCGCCATAGCACTGCTATCACCACTATTTGAGAACAGTATTATCAAACTACAAAGTCATCAAAGTCTCATAGCATATTTGATCCATATATTATAACTTGACACTTTATCCTCCAAACTACGTCCCTCAATAAAAAAAAGCCAATTACGAAATAGATTCACACTTCAATTTCAGCTCAGAGGAATACAGGTGCAAATCACAATATGATGTGACAACAAGATTAGTGCAATAGAAAACAAGCTTAACAACCTCTAACTAACCAGGTTAGTCTCGTTTCTATGGATGAATATGGCTTGCAGTAGTTCTTTTCTAACATAGTGCAATAAACTTGATAAAAACTATTATTGTGACACAATGCAAGGTACTCAACCTTAAGTGAAGCTAATGTTAATTATTGAAATGAAAGACGCACGCGAATCTATAGTTATATATACACGTAGTGATTAGTGAAGTGTTGTAATAATTGAGAGATAAGAAGTAGTACCTTGATTAATTGCATGAATTCGAGGCAGTGATTTTGAACAAGATCTTTTCTAGGACCAACTGGACTTGCAAGCTCATCCATGACTCCTCCTGCAAGCTCCAAAACCTTGACAATTCTCTACACACAACATAAAATCAAACAATTCTCTTCATAATTCTCTACAAAAAATCAAGCATGAGTGAAAAGATTAAAACCTTTTCGACATTCTGCAGTCGCTGCAAAGAAGTTGTTTGGCCTTGAGAATCCATTGATGTTGCTTCctatttttttttcaaattgAAATCTGCATGATAACTTATTGTTAGACAAAAAAAAATGATAAACTCAAAAACCAACGAAAGCACAATTTAAATGGGACGCAATTCTATGGTGCGTTGAGATTTTGCAGGGATACAAATCGCGACGGAATCGCATTCTCGAGCGCCATACAAGAGAGGGAAAAAATAAATGGAAAAGAGTGGGTGGATGACTACCTCAGAGTTTCTGGCTTTCTGACGGCGACGGCGACGGCGACGGCGGTGGCGATTTCCGGCCAGTTTGTTTAGTGCTTATTTCTTCTGATATTACAACAAGGGCAAAGCTGCAATTTGCTTCTTTTCTTTTTATTGGATGGAGTTGCTTGACGGGCCTCTTAAAAGGATATTTGGGATTACGATTTCTATAGACACCCGTAGTTTTACCTTTACCCCCTACATTTTACACCGATTCTCCAATTTGTCTTTGTCTTCCTCTGTAAACTTAAAACTATATATTTCTAAAAAGATTTGGTGAACAAGtgaaaaaatagagaaaaattGTAAGGAAATACATATTAGAACATTTGGATTTCTATAATCTATTAAATATTTTTATCAGATTACTCGCCTTTCATTCTTTATCcacttttttctttattttatttattgaaaTATTTGGTCAAGTGGGATGGAAGCATAACCTTATAACCCTTTAACAGTGTGATTAAAGATAAAAGTTATGCTTCTTTAAGGTGCATCTTTAAAGCACACCTCAAAAGTTATAGAAATCTATAAAGTGATAGAATATAAAGTGCAATAACTCTTGTGACATTTCTAAGTAATAATGTGATGGTAATCCGTGATGGCATAGAAATAGTAGCATAGGAATGTCTCACAAATCTTAACAAGAAATTTGATGGGATATTGGATATATCATTCTAAATAATATATGTGGGGGATGCCCCATATACGGTACTTTCGTTAATAAGTTATCCTTGTTAAGCTATACCACCTattactatatatatatatatatatatagaagGGCTTTAAATAATGATGTAATAAACCTTTTCTATATATATGATACATATCTATATTTGCATAATTGAAGAGCTATTATATTCAAGAGTCAATGAAGGTTGCATATATCATAGGGTATACAATAGAATAACTATCAGTCTTCTATTGTATTCTTTGATGGGAGCACACCACTTAATATTGAAGATGATATATTTTGCCCTTATAAGCTATATAGAGTGAATACCTTCTTACTATTTAAGGAACAAACTTGTATCACTATATATTATCACCCTATGAAGTTTAAGGACATTACATTCATTGAGTTAGATTTGATAAGAAACCACTCTTGAATTTAAAGTTTCATAACTCTTGTGAACGCTAGTTAAAACACTCAAGTTACATAGTCAGACTATTGAAGTTACTCGATTCTCTATCTCTATCGCTAGCGTTCAGATGGGCACTCCCGTGCCCGTTTGTCCGTTTTTTTTAATGCGTACAacagagaaaaataaatatttgtttttctttttatgaggTTTGTATTATACgtcatattaaaaataatattatttcactttgaaaatagtaaacaaagatattcaaaattatattGAAGCATGCAAAGTACTATTGGTAATGTGTAATCAATGACGTTCTTTAAAAGGAATGCCGAACATGAAATCTTTATTCGaagtattttctttttcattGCAATTATTTTCCATAGTAAACAAAAAATGTAATACTCTCAAATTAGAATTTTTTTGAgagaaaaagatagtaaaattaatagtaagtaGTGTAATATAACTTTTTTTACCTTATAAAGATTCAAATCAATTCTTCATACACCCTTTTATTAATGCGctcttgagatttaaaaaactacaaatacatgaaGAAATGTCATATCATCAAAGAATACATTCAAAATATATCTCAGCTAAGCAATATGGGATCAAGAAAATCTAATTTGAGCCCGTGGCCATTTTCAAGTCTCCTTATTGCACTACACCGAGTTTTTGTTTTTACTCCCGTGCCCGTCTGTCCGCTTTTTTTATTGCGCTTACGTGTGTATATCTTTTATGATGTTTTTCACATATGTCATGTTAAAAAGAATATTACTTGGACACGTTCCCATTACCGATACTCAATTACTTATCATGAGTATCAAAGAATTTGTCACTATTTATTATCTCTCTTTTATTTCTTTCTGCTTAATTGAGAAGATTTTCTGAGTGATGGCTTACACAAAAGTTCATAAGGTATGGTTCGGTACTCACATGTTGTCTAAAGAGGCCTAATATTAGTGGGATAATGCACGCTAGAGACTAGAAGTTGTTGGTACTGAGATTACTTGGGTTGTATTCCGAGTTCATTTTTTAG is a window of Lathyrus oleraceus cultivar Zhongwan6 chromosome 6, CAAS_Psat_ZW6_1.0, whole genome shotgun sequence DNA encoding:
- the LOC127097206 gene encoding mediator of RNA polymerase II transcription subunit 11 isoform X2 codes for the protein MDSQGQTTSLQRLQNVEKVLELAGGVMDELASPVGPRKDLVQNHCLEFMQLIKDIQVALRDEIKSACEYRPFEKCDYGPRIANEICFKKVEYVMSQLDAIKKTIDGYTAEP
- the LOC127097206 gene encoding mediator of RNA polymerase II transcription subunit 11 isoform X1 is translated as MDSQGQTTSLQRLQNVEKRIVKVLELAGGVMDELASPVGPRKDLVQNHCLEFMQLIKDIQVALRDEIKSACEYRPFEKCDYGPRIANEICFKKVEYVMSQLDAIKKTIDGYTAEP